In a single window of the Bacillus sp. (in: firmicutes) genome:
- a CDS encoding NUDIX domain-containing protein yields the protein MKTEKLNIFDEQHHLIGSATREEVHQKGHWHETFHCWIISKEDGKDFIHFQLRSNQKRDFPSLLDITAAGHLLEHETVQDGVREVQEELGINLSFKQLIPLGVVKDEIISKHFIDRELGNVFLYISEENLDETFVLQKEEVAGIMKAEFYSFCELWLGGRDEITVEGFVLSDSGDKINIKKRVTKDRFLPHPPNYWEQVLKLIKRHL from the coding sequence ATGAAGACAGAAAAACTAAACATATTCGACGAACAACATCACTTAATTGGCAGCGCAACTCGTGAAGAGGTGCATCAAAAAGGGCATTGGCACGAAACGTTTCATTGTTGGATTATCAGTAAGGAAGACGGGAAGGACTTCATCCATTTTCAACTTCGCAGTAATCAAAAACGTGATTTTCCTAGTCTGTTAGATATTACAGCTGCTGGTCATCTATTAGAACATGAGACGGTTCAGGATGGGGTTAGAGAAGTACAAGAAGAATTAGGAATTAACCTATCTTTTAAGCAGCTCATTCCACTCGGTGTCGTTAAAGACGAAATTATTAGTAAACATTTTATTGACCGTGAGTTAGGAAACGTCTTTCTTTATATTAGTGAAGAAAACTTGGATGAAACTTTTGTTTTACAAAAAGAAGAAGTAGCTGGAATCATGAAAGCAGAATTTTACTCATTTTGTGAGCTATGGTTAGGAGGGCGAGATGAAATAACAGTAGAAGGCTTTGTCCTGTCAGATAGTGGAGATAAAATAAATATAAAGAAACGTGTCACAAAAGACCGGTTTTTACCCCATCCACCAAATTATTGGGAACAAGTGCTCAAACTGATCAAAAGGCATCTTTGA
- a CDS encoding VOC family protein, translating to MKHASKITPFLMFNGQAEEAMNFYISIFDQSEINHVSYHENGKVLHATFTIKGQPFMCIDNSSGEHHPFTPAMSLFVTCDTEEEIDKLFEKLSQNGNVLMPLASYPFSPKFAWVEDRYGVSWQLNLEAK from the coding sequence ATGAAACATGCTTCAAAAATTACACCGTTTTTAATGTTTAATGGGCAAGCGGAAGAGGCTATGAATTTTTATATTTCTATATTTGACCAATCAGAAATCAATCATGTTTCGTATCATGAAAACGGTAAAGTGTTACATGCAACTTTCACTATTAAAGGTCAACCGTTCATGTGTATCGATAACTCAAGTGGGGAGCATCATCCTTTTACTCCGGCGATGTCCCTGTTTGTAACGTGTGATACAGAAGAAGAAATAGATAAGTTATTTGAAAAATTATCTCAAAATGGCAACGTATTAATGCCTTTAGCTTCTTATCCATTCAGTCCAAAGTTCGCTTGGGTAGAAGATCGATATGGGGTTTCTTGGCAACTCAATCTGGAAGCTAAATAG
- a CDS encoding MFS transporter → MKSKLHTWKNPLLLLIGIGVANVGSWIYFIALNLIVLDMTGSPLAVSGLYIIKPFAALVTNVWSGSLIDRFNKRNLMIGLDFTRALLIFWLPFVDSLWAIYVFVFFINMAGAMFEPTSRTYIIQLIQPEDRKRFNSLRSLIDSGGFLIGPAIAGLLFLIGTPSLAIFINAAALFLSGWITFFLPNLESNRAAPTAKFSFNLLKKDWAIVIDFSRKSAYIMLVYFLFSCLVVLMTAVDSLEAAFSKEILLLSDTEYGFLVSVAGAGVVVGALVNVMTVKKMTTSLLIGLGSVFVSIGYLIYAFSNGFLLAAIGFFVLSFFLAFANTGFQTLSHHHIL, encoded by the coding sequence ATGAAAAGTAAACTCCATACATGGAAGAATCCACTCCTCTTGCTAATCGGAATAGGAGTGGCCAACGTAGGTAGTTGGATTTATTTTATCGCCCTAAATTTAATTGTGTTAGATATGACCGGATCACCACTGGCCGTATCGGGATTGTATATCATCAAACCTTTTGCTGCTTTAGTGACGAACGTTTGGTCTGGAAGCCTCATTGATCGGTTTAATAAACGGAATTTGATGATTGGTTTAGACTTTACCCGTGCCCTTCTCATCTTTTGGTTACCTTTTGTCGATTCATTATGGGCAATCTATGTTTTTGTATTTTTTATCAACATGGCCGGCGCGATGTTTGAACCGACCTCTAGGACCTATATTATCCAATTAATCCAACCTGAAGATCGCAAACGATTCAATTCCCTTCGAAGCTTAATCGACTCAGGTGGATTTCTCATCGGTCCTGCCATTGCCGGATTGTTATTTTTGATCGGCACTCCTTCTCTTGCTATTTTTATAAATGCGGCGGCTTTATTTTTGTCAGGATGGATTACTTTCTTTTTACCGAACCTTGAATCGAATAGGGCGGCACCAACGGCCAAATTTTCTTTTAATCTATTAAAAAAGGATTGGGCAATCGTCATCGATTTTAGCCGCAAGTCCGCTTATATCATGCTTGTCTACTTTTTATTTAGCTGTTTAGTCGTCCTCATGACGGCAGTCGATTCATTGGAAGCTGCGTTTTCAAAAGAAATTTTATTATTGTCTGATACGGAATACGGGTTTCTTGTCAGTGTGGCGGGGGCAGGTGTTGTCGTTGGGGCGCTCGTCAACGTAATGACGGTAAAGAAAATGACGACGTCCCTGCTCATCGGCTTAGGATCAGTCTTCGTCTCGATTGGCTATCTCATTTATGCTTTTTCGAACGGATTTTTATTAGCGGCTATCGGCTTTTTTGTTCTATCCTTTTTTCTCGCTTTCGCTAATACAGGATTTCAAACTTTGTCTCATCACCATATTCTGTGA
- a CDS encoding TIGR00375 family protein, whose product MNTYYVDLHIHIGRTASGKPVKITGAKTLTLTNILKESSKTKGLDMVGVIDCHVPEVLDELEQAIEQQQMMEHPEGGIITNDITLLLGSELEIYDERCHGPIHVLVFLPTIQTMRTFSKWLESRVKNITLSSQRIYETGTELQTFVKELGGMFIPAHAFTPFKSLYGKGVQKSLREVFDPDLIDAVELGLSADTKMADQLAELHCYPYVTNSDAHSLGKIAREYQIIRMNAPTFTELKKAFKEEDGRGIIANFGLNPLLGKYYQTTCANCFHPIENEQNPCQMCGHQQKIKGVSDRIQELKTASTPPSNRPPYIYQVPLEFIPGLGKKTYQKLLDHFGTEMRVLHGTTEEELTEVIGPKLAHLIVLARTGQLSIHAGGGGRYGKVDSYPTIDTK is encoded by the coding sequence ATGAACACCTATTACGTAGACTTACATATTCATATCGGCCGAACCGCATCAGGAAAGCCGGTCAAAATTACCGGCGCCAAAACGTTAACGCTCACTAATATTTTAAAAGAATCTTCCAAAACAAAAGGATTGGACATGGTCGGGGTGATTGATTGTCATGTGCCCGAAGTTCTGGACGAATTGGAACAAGCCATCGAACAACAACAAATGATGGAGCACCCAGAAGGCGGCATCATCACCAACGATATCACCCTTCTTTTAGGAAGCGAATTAGAAATTTACGATGAGCGGTGCCATGGACCCATTCATGTGCTTGTATTTTTACCAACCATCCAAACGATGCGTACCTTTTCCAAATGGCTCGAAAGCCGGGTGAAAAATATTACGTTAAGCTCGCAGCGTATTTATGAAACTGGTACCGAGTTACAAACCTTCGTGAAAGAGTTAGGTGGTATGTTTATCCCGGCGCATGCGTTTACCCCTTTTAAAAGCCTGTACGGAAAAGGTGTACAAAAAAGTTTACGCGAAGTGTTCGATCCTGACCTTATTGATGCGGTAGAGTTAGGGTTAAGCGCGGATACGAAAATGGCCGACCAATTAGCCGAACTGCACTGCTATCCGTATGTCACCAATTCCGATGCCCATTCGCTCGGAAAAATCGCCCGAGAATATCAAATCATTCGCATGAACGCTCCGACTTTCACCGAGCTAAAAAAAGCGTTCAAAGAGGAAGATGGACGCGGAATTATCGCCAATTTCGGATTGAACCCGCTCCTAGGAAAATATTATCAAACGACCTGTGCGAACTGTTTTCATCCGATCGAAAACGAACAGAACCCTTGCCAAATGTGCGGTCATCAGCAAAAAATTAAAGGCGTGTCCGACCGGATTCAAGAATTAAAAACAGCTAGTACACCTCCGTCCAATCGGCCACCGTATATTTACCAAGTGCCGTTAGAGTTTATCCCGGGTCTTGGGAAAAAAACGTATCAAAAGCTGCTCGACCATTTTGGAACCGAAATGCGTGTGTTACATGGCACCACAGAGGAAGAGCTCACCGAAGTTATCGGACCAAAGTTAGCTCACCTAATCGTTCTTGCGCGAACAGGCCAGCTTTCTATTCATGCTGGGGGCGGTGGGAGATATGGGAAGGTTGATTCGTATCCAACTATTGACACTAAATAA
- a CDS encoding SDR family oxidoreductase, with translation MKGKIAVVTGVSHRKGIGAAICREFAKKGVDIFFTHWKSDEEWVRDFTNEIRSTGVRCESVDYDLSDVEAPSELLDIVSERMGFPAILVNNAAHSERDGYEQLDAKLLDDHYAVNMRGTFLLCVEFARRFQKLNLTSGRIINMTSGQDKGPMIGELAYAATKGAISAFTLTLSAELAPLGITVNAVNPGPTDTGWMTEDIKKHLKSKFPKGRIGLPEDAARLVAFLASDEAEWITGQVIHSEGGFLRF, from the coding sequence ATGAAAGGAAAAATTGCTGTTGTAACGGGTGTCAGCCATCGTAAAGGAATTGGGGCGGCTATTTGCCGTGAGTTTGCCAAAAAAGGAGTGGATATTTTTTTTACCCATTGGAAAAGTGATGAAGAGTGGGTGCGGGATTTTACAAACGAAATCCGTTCGACGGGTGTCCGTTGTGAAAGTGTAGATTATGATCTATCGGATGTTGAAGCTCCTAGTGAGCTGTTAGATATTGTTTCTGAACGGATGGGGTTTCCGGCCATATTGGTTAACAATGCAGCTCACTCGGAAAGAGATGGGTATGAACAATTAGATGCGAAGCTGTTGGATGACCATTACGCCGTCAATATGAGAGGAACTTTCTTGCTTTGTGTCGAATTTGCTCGGAGGTTTCAAAAGTTAAATCTGACTTCTGGTCGAATCATTAATATGACCTCAGGCCAAGATAAAGGTCCGATGATAGGGGAGTTAGCCTACGCTGCGACCAAAGGAGCCATTTCAGCTTTTACGCTTACGTTGTCAGCCGAACTCGCTCCACTTGGGATAACTGTCAATGCCGTTAATCCAGGACCAACCGACACCGGATGGATGACAGAAGATATCAAGAAGCATCTCAAGTCTAAATTTCCAAAAGGACGTATCGGACTCCCTGAAGACGCCGCCCGATTAGTCGCCTTCCTCGCAAGCGACGAAGCTGAATGGATCACCGGACAAGTCATTCATTCGGAAGGTGGGTTTTTAAGATTTTAA